The Desulfobaccales bacterium DNA window CCGCCAGGGGCTCCTGGTGCGCCTGCCGGTGGCCTGGCAGGAGGAGCGTTTCTTCGGCTCTTGAGAACGAAGATTTATCAGGCGGCGTCATTTTTTCCCGGAAGTGGTTTCCCTTTGTCCGGGCGATTGTTTATTATTAAGGGCACATTCCATCTCGAAAGGAAGGATTCATGAGAAAACTGTTGCTTCTGGCTGCCGTGATGGTAATACTTCTGCCCTTTAAGCCCCTGCTGGCCGCCGAGGCCGAGCCCAAGGTGGGGCTGATGGCGGGCAACATCCCCTTCTCCGCCCCCCTGACCCCGGAGGAAGCTCAGTATTTGGGCTTGGCCAGTCCCGCCAACTTCACCCTGAAAGATATCAAAGCCCCGTACGCCCTCATCGAATCCTTCAACACCACCTGCCCCCACTGCATGATGCAGGCCCCGGTGCTCAACCGCCTCTATGAGCTGGTCTCCCAGGATGCCCAGCTCAAGGACAAGGTGAAGTTTCTCTCCGTGGGCCAGGGCAATGACGCCATGGCGGTGCGCATGTGGAAGGCCTTCCACAAGGTGCCCTTCCCGGTGCTCCCGGATCCGGAGCGCAAGCTCTCC harbors:
- a CDS encoding TlpA disulfide reductase family protein, which codes for MRKLLLLAAVMVILLPFKPLLAAEAEPKVGLMAGNIPFSAPLTPEEAQYLGLASPANFTLKDIKAPYALIESFNTTCPHCMMQAPVLNRLYELVSQDAQLKDKVKFLSVGQGNDAMAVRMWKAFHKVPFPVLPDPERKLSKAINFSPYPVSLLVDKSGKVVWVHVGAFDKAEEALKEIKAAVK